The Chitinophaga sp. Cy-1792 genome contains the following window.
AGGCATCAGGATTTACCTGTTTGGTAATTTTGAAATACTGGATGCCGGCGGAACGGAATATAGTAACCAGTTTTCGCCATTACTGAAAGAGTTGTTCCTCGTTATATTATTATATACCCTCAAAAATGCAAAGGGTATTTCTTCTGAAAAGCTCAATGATATTTTCTGGGGAGATAAGGCCGGGAAGAATGCCAAGAATAACCTTTCCGTGAATATCGTCCGATTGAAGGGGATACTGGCAAAGGTGGGAGCGATCTCTATTAAAAAAGAAAACGAGCGCTGGATGCTGGACTATGATCCGGAGCTGGTATCTATTGATCTGCCGGACTTTATGGCCGTGAAAACTGTTTATGCCGGTCATGGCCGCCAGAAAATGGCCTGGTTACTGTTCCTGGTGTCGAGGGGGGCTTTCCTGAAACAAACAGAGTACGCCTGGCTGGATGATCTTAAATCTGACTATACCAATAAAATAATAGATGAACTGCTGGAGGAATCGGCACATATGCACCCGCAACAGGATGCCGATATTTTAGTAGAAGCAGCCAGCTGTATTTTCAACTTCGACCCGCTCAGTGAAGAGGCCCTGCGGTTGAAATGTCATTCCCTGATTGCTATGGGAAGGCATTCACTTGCCAAAAATGCGTATGAGCGTTTTGTCAAGGATTACCATAAAGTTTATGGAGAAGAGTACCCGATTGCCTACTCGGAACTCGTTAAATAGCCTTTTTTTTAATTTTTTTTGACATTAATGCCTTCATTAATGGGATTTTATACGGTTTGTTAATGGGTGGACGCTTCCTTTGTACTCCACGTTATGCGCCAACAAAGCAGTCCATTAACCGTAATAATTCTTATTTCAACGATGAAGGTGTTAAGACCGTTATTTATTACTTTATGCTATTCCACGTTTGCAGTTGTTGCAAGTGCCCAGCAGCTTCCCTATAAAAATGCTGCCTTACCCGTAGAAGCGAGGGTGAAAGATCTGGTGTCCAGGATGACTACCCTGGAGAAGATCAGGCAGCTGGATATGTACAGGGGCTGGAGCGTTTCTCCCATGACAGAGCAAACGCATGAGGCATTAATATTGGATGAAAAACTCATTAAAGCCGCATTTGCCAAAGGTTCCTTCGGTTCCCTCCACGATTTTTATCCTACCTCCACTACCTTATCCAATGAGGTACAGCGGTATGCGGTAGAAAAAACCCGTTTAGGTATTCCCGTATTATTTATTGAAGAAGGATTGCATGGTTACTCCCGCAGGGGCAGCACCAGTTTTCCTGTGCCATTGCAGCTGGCAGCCAGCTGGGATACGGCATTGGTCCGTCAGGTGGGCCGTGCGATAGGTACGGAGAGCCGTGCCAATGGTACTGCCATGATCCTGGGGCCTTTGCTGGATGTTTCCCGCGATCCGCGCTGGGGGCGTCAGGAGGAGACATTCGGGGAAGATACCTACCTGGTGTCCGAAATAGGACTGGCCATGGTGAAGGGTTTGCAGCATGGGGATGTTAGCCGGCATGATGCGGTGGTCAGTGAGCCCAAGCATTTTGTGGTGCATCCTGTTCCTGAGGCGGGTAGTAATACGGGGCCTGTAAATATGGGTGTCCGTGAGATCAGGAGCAGCCACCTGCCTACCTTCGAGAAGGCGGTGAAGCAGGGAGGTGCTTTGGGAATTATGGCGGCCTATCATGAAATTGACGGGGTGCCTATGGTTGCCAACCGCTGGTTGCTGACAGATGTATTGCGTAAGGAGTGGGGTTTCAAAGGCTTTGTGCTGAGTGACCTGGGGGCGGTACGTATGTCGCTGGAGGCGCACCATACAGCGGGTTCCCGCATGGATGCCCTGGCGCAGACTATCAATGCGGGGCTGAACATGCAGTTCTATGATTTCGGCCATGACGAATTTGAGCAGGCGATTGATTCCGCGCTGAAACAGCGGCAGTTGTCGCCGGCGAAGCTGGACAGTGCGGTGTCAGATGTATTAAGGGTTAAGTTTTTACTGGGACTATTTGATCATCCATATATAGATACTACCTTACTTGCCAAAGTAACACATAGTGAAGCCCATCA
Protein-coding sequences here:
- a CDS encoding glycoside hydrolase family 3 N-terminal domain-containing protein, which produces MKVLRPLFITLCYSTFAVVASAQQLPYKNAALPVEARVKDLVSRMTTLEKIRQLDMYRGWSVSPMTEQTHEALILDEKLIKAAFAKGSFGSLHDFYPTSTTLSNEVQRYAVEKTRLGIPVLFIEEGLHGYSRRGSTSFPVPLQLAASWDTALVRQVGRAIGTESRANGTAMILGPLLDVSRDPRWGRQEETFGEDTYLVSEIGLAMVKGLQHGDVSRHDAVVSEPKHFVVHPVPEAGSNTGPVNMGVREIRSSHLPTFEKAVKQGGALGIMAAYHEIDGVPMVANRWLLTDVLRKEWGFKGFVLSDLGAVRMSLEAHHTAGSRMDALAQTINAGLNMQFYDFGHDEFEQAIDSALKQRQLSPAKLDSAVSDVLRVKFLLGLFDHPYIDTTLLAKVTHSEAHQQLALDAAARGVVLLKNDRQVLPLTGIRNLTLVGPLAVSNYLGGYSNTADTAISILTGLTQRAGDRLHIRYVAGYDQSAIASADAVVVVLGEDLAVVGEGKDRAGLSLDSAQLAMVQQVVASGKPVAAVLLNGRALCIDWVADHVPAIVEGWFGGEKSGQAIADVLLGITNPGGKLPVTFPRSTGQIPYYYSHKPTSYHRYVDEPATPLFPFGHGLSYTTFKYDALKLPAAPIHASDSFDIQLTVTNTGKVAGEEVVQLYIRDMVSSVTTPVRALKAFSRVALQPGASRTLQFRLSAKESLALWDRNMKKVTEPGAFQVMVGSSSEDIRLNGVFHVK